The Actinomyces faecalis genome includes the window CCGCCCGCCGCCTGGCGAAGGGCTCCAGGCCGCTGACACGCAAGCGCCCGCCGGCACGCGGTGCCTACGACGACGGCGGCTACTGGCTGCCCGAGGACGTCAAGGAGCGTACCTCCACCGACCGTAAGGTCCGCCGGGTGCTGCGCGACTGCCTGGCCAAGCAGCCTGCGGACGCCACCGAGGTGCTCGTCGACGCCGAGCCTGACGCTGAGACCGGTACTGAGCCTGACGCCGAGACCGCCACGAGCCAGGGAGAGGCCCGTGACTGAGGTCCGTGGCAGCGCCGACAGGCAGGACCTGGGCCTGCCCTCACCCTCCTTCGCCTCCCACCAGCTGCGTGAGGCACGTGCCCAGGCGGTGAGCCTGGCGGAGAAGAACGAGCGCCTGGCCTCCGCCCTGACCCGTGCCCGTGAGCAGATTGCCGAGCTCGGTGAGCAGCTGGACGCCGTCACCCGGCCCCCGGTCACGCTGGCGGTGCTGACCGGGGTTCCTGGGCAGGAGGAGGCGTCAGAGCCGACCGGCGCGCGTCCCGCGCAGGTCGAGGTCGTGCTGGCCGGACGCCCGATGCGCCTGGGCCTGCACCCGAGCCTGGACCCGGCGGGTCTGAGCGTGGGCCAGCAGGTGGCCGTCAACGACCAGATGCTCGTCGTGGACGCGCTGCCGGCTGCGGACACCGGGGAGGCCGTGACCCTGGACGAGGTGCTCGACGCCGGTCGTGCCCTGGTGACCACCGGGTCGGGCAGCACCCGGGTGCTGCGCCTCGCAGGACCGCTGAGCCAGGCCTCGCTCCAGGCAGGGGACACCCTGGCCGCCGACCTGCGGGCCGACGTCGCCACGGCGGTGGTCGAGCGCACGAGCGTGGAGCAGCTGGTGGTGACCGAGACCCCGGACGTGTCCTGGCAGGACATCGGGGGGCTGGGAGCGCAGATCGAGGAGATCCGTGACGCCCTCGAGCTGCCCTTCGCCCATCCAGGGCTCTACCGGAGCTACGGGCTCCGCGCTCCCAAGGGCCTGCTGCTCTACGGTCCCCCCGGCTGCGGCAAGACGCTGATCGCCAAGGCCGTCGCCACGTCCCTGGCGAGGTCCGCCAGCCAGGGCGGACACGCTGCTGGCGGCAGCAGAAGCGCAGCCTTCCTCAACATCAAGGGACCGGAGCTGCTGAGCAAGTTCGTCGGGGAGACCGAGCGCCAGATCCGGGCCATCTTCGAGCAGGCGCGCAAGGTCGCCGCAGAGGACCGCCCCGTCGTCATCTTCTTCGACGAGATGGAGGCGCTCTTCCGCACCCGTGGGACCGGTGTGTCCTCGGACGTGGAGACGATGATCGTCCCCCAGGTCCTGGCTGAGATCGACGGGGTCGAGTCGCTGCGCAACGTCGTGATCATCGGAGCCTCCAACCGCGAGGACATGATCGACCCGGCGATCCTGCGGCCGGGGCGCCTGGACGTCAAGATCCGTGTCGACCGGCCGGACGCCGGCGGCGCGCTGGAGGTCATGTCCAAGCACCTGCGCGCCGACCTGCCGCTGGACCCCGGCGAGCTCGCCTCCCACGACGGCGACCGGGAGGCCACCGCCCGCTCGATGCGCGAGGCGGTGGTCGCGGCGATGTACGCACGCACCCCGGGCAACGCGGTCCTGCGCGTGACCTACGCCTCGTCGATGACCGAGACCCTGTACCTGGGTGACCTCGTCAGCGGTGCGATGCTGGCCGCCGTCGTCGCACGGGCCAAGACCGCTGCGATCAAGGACGAGCTGGCCGGGGGTGACGGCGGGCTGTCCACCCCACGGCTGCTGGCGGCGGCTCGGGCCGAGGCGCGTCAGAACGAGGAGATCACCGGGGCCACCAACCCCGAGGGGTGGGCCCGTGTGGTGGGCCATCGTGGCGAGGCGATCCGCAGCGTCACGCGTCTGACGGCACCGGACGCCCAGGCAGGCACCGAGCCCGAGGAGGAGCAGTGAGCCGGCGGGAGCCGGTCGTCCGCCCGGTGGGCCTGGAGACCGAGTACGGGATCCTCCAGCCTGGCAACCCCTATGCCAACCCGGTCGCGATGGCCTCCAGCCTCGTCGCCGCCTACGGTGCACGCTCCCGTCCCGGGCTGCGAGGCGTGGACGGGGCAGAGGCTGCGCCGGTGCGCTGGGACTACGAGGGGGAGGACCCGCTGGCGGACCTGCGTGGCGGTCACCTGGACCGTGCTGCGGCCCACCCCTCGATGCTCACCGACGACCCCGATCACCTGGCCCCCTCAGGGCAGCAGGGCGAGACCGGACCTGACCCGGCGGCGGACCTGCCCCCGGCGCCGTGGGGGACCCGGCCGCGTCCCAGCGCCGCCGAGGAGGCCCTGCCCCGGGCCACGACGACGGTGCTGACCAACGGCGCACGCCTGTACGTCGACCACGCCCACCCCGAGTACTCCTCGCCCGAGGTCCTCACCCCCCATGACGCCGTGGTGTGGGACCGGGCCGGCGAGGTGGTGGCCCGCCGGGCCATGCAGGCCCTGGCGCAGGGGGCCGGCGGGGTCGTGGCGGACGAGGTGGTGCTCTACAAGAACAACGTCGACGGTAAGGGAGCGGCCTACGGGTCCCACGAGAGCTATCTCGTGCAGCGCTCGCTGCCCTTCGAGGACCTGGCCGCCGCGCTCATCCCCTTCCTCGTCACCCGTCCGGTCCTGGCCGGGGCCGGCCGCGTGGGGATCGGGCAGCGCTCCGAGCGCCCCGGCTTCCAGATGAGCCAGAGGGCGGACTACGTCGAGAACGACGTCGGCCTGCAGACCACCTTCAACCGGCCTGTCGTCAACACCCGCGACGAGCCGCACGCCGAGGCCTCACGCTGGCGCCGCCTGCACGTGATCAACGGCGACGCCAACCGCTTCGAGACACCGATCTACCTCAAGGTCGCGACCACCAGCCTGCTGCTGTGGTACCTGGAGCGCTCGCACGCCCGGGGCGAGGGCCTGGGCCGGCTGGAGGGGCTGCGGCTCACCGGTGACCCGGTCGAGGAGCAGTGGGCGACGTCCCACGACGTGACGCTGCGCCACGAGCTGGCCACCGTCGACGGGCCGCGCACGGCCCTGGGTATCCAGCGCCGCTACCTGGAGGTGGTGGGCCAGGCGGTGGCCGACGACGGCCTGGACGACCAGGACGCTGCGCTGACGACGCAGGCGCTCAGCCTGTGGGACGAGGTGCTCACGGCGCTGGAGGACTACGCTGCCGCGCTCGGTACCCCTCGGCAGGCGCAGGCGACGACGCGAGCTGCCCGGGACGTGGAGTGGGTCGCCAAG containing:
- a CDS encoding proteasome accessory factor PafA2 family protein, which codes for MSRREPVVRPVGLETEYGILQPGNPYANPVAMASSLVAAYGARSRPGLRGVDGAEAAPVRWDYEGEDPLADLRGGHLDRAAAHPSMLTDDPDHLAPSGQQGETGPDPAADLPPAPWGTRPRPSAAEEALPRATTTVLTNGARLYVDHAHPEYSSPEVLTPHDAVVWDRAGEVVARRAMQALAQGAGGVVADEVVLYKNNVDGKGAAYGSHESYLVQRSLPFEDLAAALIPFLVTRPVLAGAGRVGIGQRSERPGFQMSQRADYVENDVGLQTTFNRPVVNTRDEPHAEASRWRRLHVINGDANRFETPIYLKVATTSLLLWYLERSHARGEGLGRLEGLRLTGDPVEEQWATSHDVTLRHELATVDGPRTALGIQRRYLEVVGQAVADDGLDDQDAALTTQALSLWDEVLTALEDYAAALGTPRQAQATTRAARDVEWVAKLQLCEGLRARASSGWDDPRLAALDIQWADLRGGQGLAERLVAAGRTRRLATDEEIEDAALTAPAGTRAALRGRAVAELAQVVGASWTSLVLDLPGRAELARLSLPGDVVMDDGEVERVLRVLHDAVAATIGTSGPSERESRP
- the arc gene encoding proteasome ATPase, encoding MTEVRGSADRQDLGLPSPSFASHQLREARAQAVSLAEKNERLASALTRAREQIAELGEQLDAVTRPPVTLAVLTGVPGQEEASEPTGARPAQVEVVLAGRPMRLGLHPSLDPAGLSVGQQVAVNDQMLVVDALPAADTGEAVTLDEVLDAGRALVTTGSGSTRVLRLAGPLSQASLQAGDTLAADLRADVATAVVERTSVEQLVVTETPDVSWQDIGGLGAQIEEIRDALELPFAHPGLYRSYGLRAPKGLLLYGPPGCGKTLIAKAVATSLARSASQGGHAAGGSRSAAFLNIKGPELLSKFVGETERQIRAIFEQARKVAAEDRPVVIFFDEMEALFRTRGTGVSSDVETMIVPQVLAEIDGVESLRNVVIIGASNREDMIDPAILRPGRLDVKIRVDRPDAGGALEVMSKHLRADLPLDPGELASHDGDREATARSMREAVVAAMYARTPGNAVLRVTYASSMTETLYLGDLVSGAMLAAVVARAKTAAIKDELAGGDGGLSTPRLLAAARAEARQNEEITGATNPEGWARVVGHRGEAIRSVTRLTAPDAQAGTEPEEEQ